The following coding sequences lie in one Chondrinema litorale genomic window:
- a CDS encoding phage tail protein, translating to METPIGSIIAWAGSLALLQTATTDWLICDGSKIPRRKFPDLCDVISDYWGPITGDNNDEYTLPDLRGIFLRGVNQGRDDEYADPDVNLREKYDGKQSEGIGSFQKDEFKRHTHNSNATRHHQENKQPGPHLVASGDNKATIDPSGGNETRPKNAYIYYIIKAK from the coding sequence ATGGAAACTCCTATAGGATCTATTATTGCTTGGGCAGGTAGTCTTGCACTTTTACAAACAGCAACAACTGATTGGTTAATTTGTGATGGTTCAAAAATACCTAGACGAAAGTTCCCTGATCTTTGTGATGTTATATCAGATTACTGGGGACCTATTACAGGAGATAATAATGATGAATATACTTTACCTGATCTTCGAGGAATATTTTTGAGAGGAGTTAATCAAGGCAGGGATGATGAATATGCTGATCCAGATGTAAACCTAAGAGAAAAATATGATGGCAAACAAAGTGAAGGAATAGGATCATTTCAAAAGGATGAATTTAAACGCCACACTCATAATTCAAATGCTACAAGACATCATCAGGAAAACAAACAACCTGGTCCACACCTAGTTGCTTCAGGAGATAATAAAGCTACTATTGATCCATCAGGGGGAAATGAAACAAGACCTAAAAATGCTTACATATATTATATAATAAAAGCCAAATAA
- a CDS encoding RNA polymerase sigma factor, producing the protein MTENDLLSKIKSGDESILEYIYLEYRSEFLIWLSKKFNCSEEDSRDIYQVSIIIFYENIIQGKLIQLNSSLKTYLFSIGKNKMLEKLRKENIIINDLISYQNIAQLDSELLKDFEEDLVLVLDCLRHLGQKCIELITSFYYKKKSFEDIAKQMGYDSAKVARNQKYKCMNKLREQVLSKKK; encoded by the coding sequence ATGACTGAAAATGATCTTTTATCAAAAATAAAATCTGGAGACGAATCAATATTAGAGTATATTTATTTAGAATACAGAAGTGAGTTTTTGATATGGCTATCAAAGAAGTTTAATTGCTCTGAAGAAGATTCACGAGATATTTACCAGGTTTCAATTATAATTTTTTATGAAAATATCATTCAAGGAAAATTAATACAGCTTAATTCTTCTCTTAAGACCTACTTATTTAGTATAGGAAAGAATAAGATGTTGGAGAAATTGAGAAAAGAAAATATCATAATTAATGATCTAATTAGTTATCAAAATATTGCTCAATTAGATTCAGAGTTACTTAAAGATTTTGAGGAAGATTTAGTTTTAGTCTTAGATTGTTTGCGACATTTAGGACAAAAATGTATAGAACTAATAACATCTTTTTATTATAAAAAGAAATCTTTTGAAGACATTGCAAAACAAATGGGTTATGATAGTGCAAAAGTAGCTAGGAATCAAAAATATAAATGTATGAATAAACTTCGTGAACAAGTATTATCTAAAAAAAAATAA
- a CDS encoding tetratricopeptide repeat protein has translation MENIERNIYLIERKYDNSLTPNEQSEFENKLKSDKNFQSLFKNENLMVGGIIYKKRLELLDKIKHIEANYQKESQNNNIFNLKPGNKKFWSVAAVITIIISVTSLLLDFSKSNNSDLFDTYYYTYENIYRVRSNNEYSKIDQAFEAYDKGNFLDASNLFEEILGTDVDYAIIFYIANTQLEMGVYEKAITNYSKVIANDARWGIPAEWYLALTYLKINNIEEAISTFESIKKSNNSYSSKASEIITKLE, from the coding sequence ATGGAAAATATAGAAAGAAATATCTATCTAATAGAACGAAAATACGATAATTCACTTACTCCAAATGAGCAAAGTGAATTTGAAAATAAACTTAAAAGCGATAAAAATTTCCAATCGTTATTTAAAAATGAAAACCTAATGGTAGGTGGAATTATTTACAAAAAGAGATTAGAATTGCTAGATAAAATAAAACATATTGAAGCTAATTATCAAAAAGAATCACAAAATAACAATATTTTTAATTTAAAACCTGGTAATAAAAAATTTTGGAGTGTTGCTGCTGTGATTACTATAATTATAAGTGTAACTTCTTTGTTATTAGATTTTTCAAAATCTAATAATTCTGATCTATTTGATACTTATTATTATACTTATGAAAATATTTATAGAGTAAGGAGTAATAATGAGTATTCCAAAATTGATCAGGCTTTTGAGGCTTATGATAAAGGTAATTTCTTAGATGCATCCAATTTATTTGAAGAAATATTAGGTACAGATGTAGACTATGCCATTATTTTTTACATTGCAAATACACAGCTAGAAATGGGAGTATATGAAAAGGCAATAACTAATTACAGTAAAGTTATTGCCAATGATGCAAGATGGGGAATTCCTGCAGAATGGTATCTTGCACTAACCTATTTAAAAATTAATAATATAGAAGAAGCAATCAGTACTTTTGAAAGTATAAAAAAAAGCAATAATTCTTATAGCTCAAAAGCAAGTGAAATAATTACTAAATTAGAATAA
- a CDS encoding lipase family alpha/beta hydrolase, translating into MKKPIIIIPGIQGTKLSNINKNDFDTIWSGIHKYFDNLYDLTLELDGETDKTKEVIIERQDVEDIAYSEIINFLKHKGYPIYIFGYDWRKSNIISGKKLYEFVRIIQKKHNISKINFITHSMGCLVFSGFFKQLSPKTEMQNIIEKVIFTVPPFQGSVEAMFNIIIGKSKLFNSSDDFRKIARTFPSIFELCPVYNDAISFNDSTTEFDLYNFEHWQQKNNLDDDTKEQFETRLNELKKVRCDNNLIFDFSKLSVELRKNMLVIAGIGDETQKQLKVNSKSKIVKNQFIFSKEDEDDNGDGTVHLKSAEVFKDYIKTVTVKSRWIEKRLDGRIITANWHSFFLNNGRVQNIIKRFLEIETFSLDTDWHTSVEGNTKII; encoded by the coding sequence ATGAAAAAACCAATAATTATAATACCCGGAATACAAGGAACAAAACTATCAAACATAAATAAGAATGATTTTGATACTATATGGTCTGGTATACATAAGTATTTCGATAATTTATATGATCTAACTTTAGAACTCGATGGTGAAACAGATAAAACAAAAGAAGTTATTATCGAGCGACAAGATGTTGAAGACATTGCTTATTCTGAAATTATAAATTTTCTTAAACACAAAGGTTATCCAATATATATATTTGGTTATGATTGGAGAAAATCAAACATTATCTCTGGTAAAAAGCTTTATGAGTTTGTGAGAATAATTCAAAAAAAACACAATATTAGTAAAATAAATTTCATAACTCATAGCATGGGATGCCTTGTTTTTTCAGGCTTTTTTAAGCAACTATCTCCCAAAACTGAAATGCAAAATATTATTGAAAAAGTAATATTTACAGTTCCTCCTTTTCAAGGTTCAGTTGAAGCAATGTTTAATATAATTATTGGAAAATCTAAATTATTCAATTCTAGCGATGATTTTCGGAAAATAGCTAGAACATTTCCTTCTATATTTGAACTATGCCCAGTTTATAATGATGCAATATCTTTTAATGATAGTACTACAGAATTTGATTTGTACAACTTCGAGCATTGGCAACAAAAAAATAATCTTGATGATGATACAAAGGAACAATTTGAAACCAGGCTCAATGAATTAAAAAAAGTACGTTGTGATAATAATTTGATTTTTGATTTTTCAAAGTTGAGTGTAGAATTAAGAAAAAATATGCTTGTTATAGCTGGAATAGGTGATGAAACTCAAAAACAGTTAAAAGTAAATTCTAAATCAAAAATTGTAAAAAATCAATTTATTTTCTCAAAAGAAGATGAAGATGATAATGGAGATGGTACTGTACACTTAAAAAGTGCTGAAGTTTTTAAAGATTATATTAAAACAGTAACTGTCAAAAGCAGATGGATTGAAAAAAGATTGGATGGAAGAATTATAACTGCAAATTGGCATTCATTTTTTTTAAATAATGGACGTGTTCAAAATATAATTAAGAGATTTTTAGAAATTGAAACATTTAGCTTAGATACTGATTGGCATACTTCAGTTGAAGGAAATACGAAAATCATATAA
- a CDS encoding CHAT domain-containing protein — translation MKFFYLFIIFIIYNTTSSAKHAVDNDSIDQINLSKGEILINDYQFDKAIDFYHSIIQQSYLKKDWENYFLAKNQLGYCYRRIRNYDKAYTVLNSTIDSCKLLLGEQNKITALGYFYLGQYYDFLNNSKEAINYYTKALNIRLELHTEPHKDVALSYYNLGNVYNHVVFNYKEAEVYYKKALSIELEISNKETIQTARIYNKLGSVNRQKRDYDNAILYTSRALEIHKSANSNDNDISNILINLGNIYLQKNDFKNAIKVYLLAIELKVKLFGDKSDRLIIVYNNLGTAFQKQEDYSNALKYYNKALDLVDNFEDSNSIWHSNLYLNIGLSIGYGSINYSSAKYYLNKSLKIRCDRYGNKHPEVAKIHYWIGKIHQHFKENDKALEYFQNALVASIEDFNDTLIQINPNKEIVPNDLLIVDILKEKANILKLKANFSDSLHHLLLASECYTIAREIILSNRFSYIHDGSKLFLFEEYGNIFEEAIDCYYQLFEQTKDENYLNLLFSFMETNKAGLLVESIYSTENNQLENTQPLLKRRKHLINVQEKIKNEILQRNSSDKELNQELFRISIQLEQLSDSLNKLHPQYHILLSPAWDNVQLVQNKLQNSSSQLIEYFFGEKHIYMLGISSSNYKIMRIINSKKTNQHLADYYKVLTKSNEESSQLEEEKIFFKSSFNIYKELVHPVLLNHDKINNLIIVPDGILELLPFESLVTLLDNENINYKNAPYLLYEYSTRYLYSSSLLNSHLKKGTNNDRNNMLAFSYSDTKNIGSSYSSLSNIRDSDLNELPGTGIELQQIANYFEGDFFMGDEATKQNFLEKANNYNIIHLALHGYGGKNSKYDSRLFFNPEKENDSLSGVLFTHELLGLGLNANLVVLSACESGIGKQFKREGVFSVGRGFIQAGCPTVLNSLWNINDFYSAKIIINFYKKIYDGKPIDKALQSSKIDFLTDVDEIGANPYHWAGFTVVGQNHTIESNLWNKYLITLLIVLNIIVISVTLFIKKIKNKTLLKA, via the coding sequence ATGAAATTTTTTTACTTGTTTATAATATTCATTATTTATAATACTACATCTAGTGCAAAACATGCTGTTGACAATGACTCTATAGATCAAATTAATTTATCAAAAGGCGAAATTCTTATTAATGATTATCAGTTTGATAAAGCAATTGATTTTTATCATAGCATAATTCAACAGTCGTATCTTAAAAAAGATTGGGAAAACTACTTTCTAGCTAAAAATCAATTAGGTTACTGCTATAGAAGAATCAGAAATTATGATAAAGCATATACTGTTTTAAATAGCACCATCGATTCTTGTAAACTTCTTTTAGGTGAGCAAAATAAAATTACTGCATTAGGATATTTTTATTTAGGGCAATATTATGATTTTTTAAATAATTCAAAAGAAGCTATAAACTACTATACCAAAGCTTTAAATATTCGCTTAGAACTACATACTGAACCTCATAAAGATGTAGCCTTGAGTTATTATAATTTAGGTAATGTTTACAACCACGTAGTATTTAACTATAAAGAAGCTGAAGTTTATTACAAAAAGGCTTTATCCATTGAATTAGAAATATCTAATAAAGAAACGATTCAGACTGCAAGGATATATAACAAATTAGGTTCAGTCAATCGCCAAAAGAGGGATTATGATAATGCAATATTATATACTAGTAGAGCATTAGAAATACACAAATCTGCAAACTCAAATGATAACGATATAAGTAATATTCTAATTAATTTAGGTAATATTTATCTTCAGAAAAACGATTTTAAAAATGCTATAAAAGTTTACTTATTAGCAATTGAGCTTAAAGTCAAGCTTTTTGGAGATAAAAGTGATAGATTAATCATAGTTTATAATAACTTAGGTACAGCTTTTCAAAAACAAGAAGATTATTCAAATGCATTAAAGTATTATAACAAAGCTTTGGATTTAGTAGATAATTTTGAAGACTCTAATAGCATTTGGCATTCAAATCTTTATCTTAATATTGGATTATCAATAGGGTATGGTTCAATAAATTATAGTTCTGCTAAATATTACCTTAATAAATCTTTAAAAATAAGATGTGATAGATATGGGAATAAGCATCCTGAGGTGGCAAAAATTCATTATTGGATTGGAAAAATTCACCAACATTTTAAGGAAAATGATAAAGCTCTTGAATATTTTCAAAATGCACTTGTTGCTTCTATAGAAGACTTTAATGATACATTAATTCAAATTAACCCAAATAAAGAGATTGTTCCTAATGACCTCCTGATCGTAGATATTTTAAAAGAAAAGGCTAATATATTAAAACTTAAAGCAAATTTTTCTGACTCATTACACCACCTTTTATTAGCTTCTGAATGTTATACCATAGCTAGAGAAATTATTCTATCAAATCGATTTTCGTATATTCATGACGGGTCAAAACTTTTTTTATTTGAAGAATATGGAAATATCTTTGAAGAGGCAATTGATTGTTATTATCAACTATTTGAACAAACCAAAGATGAAAATTATTTAAACCTTTTATTCAGCTTTATGGAAACAAATAAAGCAGGTTTATTAGTAGAATCAATTTATTCCACAGAAAATAATCAATTAGAAAATACTCAGCCTCTTTTAAAGAGAAGAAAGCACTTAATTAATGTACAAGAAAAAATTAAAAATGAAATATTACAAAGAAATTCTTCTGATAAGGAACTAAACCAAGAGTTATTTCGAATAAGTATACAACTTGAACAATTGAGTGATTCGTTAAATAAGTTACATCCTCAATATCATATTTTATTATCTCCAGCTTGGGATAATGTTCAATTAGTACAAAATAAGTTGCAAAATTCAAGTTCTCAACTCATTGAGTATTTTTTTGGGGAAAAGCATATATATATGCTTGGCATTAGTAGTAGCAATTATAAAATCATGAGGATTATTAATTCTAAAAAAACTAATCAACACTTGGCTGACTATTATAAAGTCCTAACTAAGTCAAACGAAGAATCATCTCAACTTGAAGAAGAAAAAATATTTTTTAAATCATCATTTAATATATATAAAGAGTTAGTTCATCCTGTTTTATTGAACCATGATAAAATAAACAATCTAATCATTGTACCTGATGGAATATTGGAATTACTTCCTTTTGAGAGTTTGGTTACTTTATTAGATAATGAAAATATAAATTATAAGAATGCTCCATACTTACTATACGAATACTCAACAAGGTATCTATATAGTTCATCTTTATTAAATAGTCACCTAAAAAAAGGTACTAATAATGATAGGAACAATATGTTAGCTTTCAGTTATTCAGATACTAAGAATATTGGGAGCTCATATAGTTCTCTTTCCAACATAAGGGATAGTGATCTTAATGAACTACCAGGCACAGGTATTGAATTACAACAAATTGCTAATTATTTTGAAGGTGATTTTTTTATGGGAGATGAAGCTACCAAGCAAAACTTTTTAGAGAAGGCAAATAATTATAATATCATTCATCTAGCATTACATGGATATGGAGGAAAAAATAGTAAATATGATTCCAGATTATTCTTTAATCCTGAAAAAGAAAATGATTCGTTAAGTGGGGTGTTATTTACACATGAACTTTTAGGACTTGGTTTAAATGCTAATTTAGTAGTATTAAGTGCATGTGAAAGTGGAATAGGTAAACAGTTTAAACGTGAAGGAGTTTTTAGTGTTGGGAGAGGATTTATACAAGCAGGTTGCCCCACCGTTTTAAATTCACTATGGAATATCAATGATTTTTATTCAGCAAAGATTATTATAAATTTTTATAAAAAAATATATGATGGTAAACCTATAGATAAAGCTCTTCAAAGCTCAAAGATTGACTTTCTAACAGATGTTGATGAAATAGGGGCTAACCCATATCATTGGGCTGGTTTTACTGTTGTCGGTCAAAATCACACCATTGAAAGTAATCTTTGGAATAAGTATTTAATTACTTTATTAATAGTCTTAAATATTATTGTTATATCAGTTACATTATTTATAAAAAAAATCAAAAATAAAACACTTTTGAAGGCATGA
- a CDS encoding Dyp-type peroxidase: METILNTPNGIDAKSPFIQKILTNLQGNILKSHGRNHVKILFIDFIGEEADIKLWISKLEITSAFKQRATKETRKIIKDHDGGVFMNFLLSATGYEELGFEDIKPLCNNGNDSFREGMKSAKVRRKLGDPSIEDWENGYKEQIDAAIIIADDDEKRLLNKIDEVKTSLIGLGDIVQEEDGVKLPGGIEHFGFKDGISDPIFFKDDIEETIKKGGIDKWDPVAPLDIILVKDPFVKDGNHSYGSFCVFRKLEQDVVGFEKKISILGEKLKLNNTQLQKNVTKEEFAGALAVGRFKDGTPLVLSDSPTGLNNSQNNFDYKEEDQKGLKCPFHSHIRKTNPRGQGILVPKRFIIRRGIPYGKQKDTNKKGLLFMCFQSSLRKQFNFMQKTWANKVRFPPFRDKTGIDPLIGQGNKGSQKWPESYNNKKEFDFDFGGFISMKGGEYFFAPSIDFLKNLASR, encoded by the coding sequence ATGGAAACTATTTTAAATACCCCAAATGGCATAGATGCAAAATCACCTTTTATTCAGAAAATACTTACCAACCTTCAGGGAAATATTTTAAAATCTCATGGTAGAAATCATGTAAAAATATTATTTATAGATTTTATAGGCGAAGAAGCAGATATAAAATTATGGATATCAAAGTTGGAGATCACCTCAGCTTTTAAACAAAGAGCAACAAAAGAAACGAGAAAAATTATAAAAGATCATGATGGAGGAGTTTTTATGAACTTTTTATTATCTGCAACTGGATATGAAGAACTAGGATTTGAAGATATAAAACCATTATGTAATAATGGAAATGATTCTTTTAGAGAAGGCATGAAATCTGCAAAAGTTCGAAGAAAGTTAGGTGATCCCTCAATTGAGGATTGGGAAAATGGATACAAAGAACAAATTGATGCAGCGATAATTATTGCTGATGATGATGAAAAAAGACTTCTTAATAAAATAGATGAAGTTAAAACATCATTAATTGGCTTGGGAGATATTGTACAAGAAGAAGATGGAGTCAAACTTCCGGGAGGAATCGAACATTTTGGATTTAAAGATGGAATAAGTGACCCTATTTTTTTTAAAGATGATATTGAAGAAACAATAAAAAAAGGTGGAATAGATAAATGGGATCCTGTTGCTCCATTAGATATTATTCTTGTTAAAGATCCTTTTGTAAAAGATGGCAATCATAGTTATGGAAGTTTTTGTGTATTTAGAAAACTTGAACAAGATGTGGTTGGTTTTGAAAAAAAGATATCTATTTTAGGTGAAAAATTAAAACTAAATAACACACAACTCCAAAAGAATGTAACAAAGGAAGAATTTGCAGGTGCATTAGCTGTTGGAAGGTTTAAGGATGGTACACCATTAGTTTTGAGTGATTCTCCTACAGGTCTAAACAACTCGCAAAATAACTTTGATTATAAAGAAGAAGATCAAAAAGGGTTAAAATGTCCATTTCATTCACACATCCGTAAAACTAACCCTAGAGGACAGGGTATTCTTGTCCCAAAGAGATTTATTATAAGAAGAGGCATACCATATGGCAAACAAAAAGATACTAATAAAAAAGGATTGCTTTTTATGTGCTTCCAAAGTAGTTTAAGAAAACAGTTTAATTTTATGCAAAAGACTTGGGCAAATAAAGTAAGATTCCCACCATTTAGAGATAAAACAGGCATTGATCCTTTAATTGGTCAAGGAAATAAAGGAAGCCAAAAATGGCCTGAGTCTTATAATAATAAAAAGGAATTTGATTTTGATTTTGGAGGATTTATTTCTATGAAAGGAGGAGAGTATTTTTTTGCTCCAAGTATAGATTTTTTAAAAAATCTTGCTAGTAGATAA
- a CDS encoding response regulator transcription factor translates to MLNSATKKKIKVLIADISQITMDAIKKGILKDSDISIIGEARNVKNAVKLLNGVEADIIILDAYLQMISNFNIIEYIHNYKLKTKVLLINVQNDKRNIPLEFKENIDTLLLQEKGIDDLIKTIKSIYNNNKCNIIKNKNPVKGCMLTPREIEIIKLISEGDTSPEIGEKLFISKHTVLTHRKNILSKLNLKNGSQIVRYAINCGWA, encoded by the coding sequence ATGTTAAACTCTGCTACCAAAAAGAAGATAAAAGTATTAATTGCTGATATTAGTCAGATTACGATGGATGCAATAAAAAAAGGTATACTGAAAGATTCTGATATTTCTATAATAGGCGAAGCAAGAAATGTAAAAAATGCCGTAAAACTTTTAAATGGAGTAGAAGCAGATATAATAATATTAGATGCTTATTTACAAATGATTAGTAATTTTAATATTATAGAATACATTCATAATTATAAATTAAAGACAAAAGTATTACTAATAAATGTTCAAAATGATAAAAGAAATATTCCTTTAGAATTTAAGGAAAATATTGATACTCTACTTTTACAAGAAAAAGGAATAGATGATCTTATAAAGACTATAAAATCTATTTATAATAACAATAAGTGCAATATTATTAAAAATAAAAACCCTGTTAAAGGATGTATGTTAACTCCTCGTGAAATAGAAATTATTAAATTAATTTCTGAAGGAGATACATCTCCTGAAATAGGAGAAAAACTATTTATATCAAAGCATACTGTTTTGACTCATAGAAAAAATATTTTGTCCAAACTCAATTTGAAAAATGGATCTCAAATAGTAAGATATGCTATTAATTGTGGTTGGGCTTAA